The following proteins are encoded in a genomic region of Methanoculleus bourgensis MS2:
- the yaaA gene encoding HEAT repeat domain-containing protein, which translates to MAITLTIYCCLMVETVDRIQKRNEALIFRVGEQAFFVKLHDIREILGGTRLDARVFDKTNQDVGIIHPYNRSFRLKVGKHEYEAARKDVKEVFESRYRPDSLILILLGDSFHKIDCPGSADYRREHSILEQGLETDTRYSLVHSRQYVFHRLKNGGLTWQNTDLKDSYFNQALTPGEDFGGDATGPGLSYMPAMERYDGDFYASLGEEGKQQLLSSGHHILILSGLYGLVCPLEPVQMYDCILDEHNPNFDTWRQDNCLTRVLADYVRKHGIQRIFEFTSIHDYRNVIDWGSLKLATNSVEVFHCFYMHADGPKGLRTLGKFVRNVFLNLPEEQLLLIEPGSECEQVIFSDQSIRTDKAEKLPIPRNWGALNLETIPDEDVRRQLVDTEEQLVTLYRSPKPSSDAGSSIWLGYAKGLEKMLHNEVGRRLRAYVFSRCANDAWRLDGCAFWDLPKQLRDLLPLKEEEIKHINLGGWAYLRENLQASACNPLVSDVLTDLLAFIDREFGIDFDRIQMTCTYFSNHRGRATHTGTYTLKDIIEERKTILAHLNAVIDILYETHWKDRNRLLKDAQRADRYERLDAILALGKVRDSEVVDQLVYALSDPDFLVRGFAAVSLGLVGDKRACRPLMERHFAEHNWGVKIRIVYAREQLKCG; encoded by the coding sequence ATGGCAATAACGTTAACGATTTACTGTTGCCTGATGGTCGAAACTGTCGATAGGATTCAGAAGCGTAATGAGGCGCTGATCTTTCGAGTCGGTGAACAGGCTTTTTTTGTGAAACTTCACGATATCAGAGAAATCCTCGGCGGAACGAGGCTCGATGCAAGGGTATTCGACAAGACCAATCAGGATGTTGGCATTATCCATCCGTACAATCGGTCGTTCCGACTAAAAGTAGGTAAACACGAATACGAAGCAGCCAGAAAAGACGTCAAAGAAGTATTCGAGTCCCGGTATCGGCCAGATTCCCTGATCCTGATCTTGCTTGGCGACTCCTTCCATAAGATTGACTGTCCTGGGTCTGCCGATTACCGGAGAGAGCATTCAATTCTCGAACAGGGTTTGGAAACCGATACCAGATATTCCCTGGTGCATTCACGACAGTACGTGTTTCACCGTTTGAAAAACGGTGGCCTGACATGGCAGAACACCGATCTGAAAGATTCCTACTTCAATCAGGCTCTCACTCCGGGCGAGGACTTCGGCGGTGATGCCACGGGCCCTGGTTTGTCATATATGCCAGCGATGGAGCGATATGACGGGGACTTTTATGCGAGCCTTGGCGAAGAGGGGAAGCAGCAACTTCTCTCATCGGGACACCACATTCTCATACTCTCCGGCCTGTATGGTCTTGTCTGTCCTCTGGAACCGGTGCAGATGTACGACTGTATCCTTGATGAGCACAACCCGAATTTCGACACCTGGAGACAGGATAATTGCCTGACACGAGTTCTGGCCGATTATGTCCGAAAACATGGTATTCAGCGGATATTTGAGTTCACGTCAATCCATGACTACCGTAACGTCATCGACTGGGGATCTCTGAAACTCGCGACAAATAGTGTAGAAGTATTCCACTGCTTTTATATGCATGCAGACGGGCCGAAAGGGCTCCGGACACTGGGAAAATTCGTCAGGAATGTCTTTCTGAATCTCCCGGAGGAGCAGTTGCTCCTGATTGAGCCTGGTTCCGAGTGTGAGCAGGTGATCTTCAGTGACCAGAGCATCAGGACTGATAAGGCAGAGAAACTCCCTATTCCAAGAAACTGGGGTGCGTTGAACTTAGAGACCATACCGGACGAGGATGTCAGGAGACAACTGGTTGATACTGAAGAACAGTTGGTAACTCTCTACCGTTCGCCAAAACCCAGTTCAGATGCGGGTTCATCGATCTGGCTTGGTTATGCCAAAGGGCTTGAGAAAATGCTCCATAACGAGGTCGGGCGGCGGCTACGTGCGTATGTTTTTTCAAGATGTGCCAACGATGCTTGGAGGCTGGATGGATGCGCGTTTTGGGATCTACCTAAGCAACTGAGGGATCTTCTGCCTCTCAAAGAAGAAGAGATCAAGCATATCAACCTCGGTGGGTGGGCGTATTTACGCGAGAACTTGCAGGCAAGTGCGTGTAACCCTCTCGTTTCCGACGTTCTCACCGACCTCCTTGCCTTTATCGATCGGGAATTTGGTATTGACTTCGATCGGATTCAGATGACGTGTACATACTTCTCAAACCACCGGGGGAGGGCGACGCATACAGGGACATACACCCTCAAGGATATCATCGAAGAACGGAAGACAATCCTCGCACATCTTAACGCGGTTATTGATATCCTCTACGAGACACACTGGAAGGATCGCAATCGCCTTCTCAAAGATGCACAACGTGCTGACAGATACGAACGTCTTGACGCCATCCTGGCCCTGGGTAAAGTACGTGATAGTGAAGTGGTGGATCAGCTCGTTTACGCACTTTCGGATCCGGATTTCCTGGTTCGTGGCTTTGCTGCTGTCTCGCTCGGTCTGGTGGGAGACAAACGGGCGTGTAGGCCTCTCATGGAGAGACACTTTGCAGAGCATAACTGGGGTGTCAAAATCCGGATTGTATATGCACGTGAGCAACTGAAGTGCGGATAA
- a CDS encoding nuclease-related domain-containing DEAD/DEAH box helicase, translated as MAEFIPDRLPARASKGEERTFSILKKLPDDYLVYYEPNIDNRRPDFIVIAPDQGVIVIEVKGWYLDDIQKVSDSEVVTLYDGRPKAEIHPLTQARNYQWRLVKACEKNPSFSHLLHKDGPHKNRFVFPFGHFVVLSNISQDQLRNYRGHDLSGVFRPENTLTRDVLMSLESASPQEIADKLRSYFDPFWRIEPLSRKQIDVLRAIIHPEIILSYIPSDTTPAQDPVQSAPAKSDIVQEPAKEYVFSYARGVHEPKIKSLKVLDRRQENTARKIGDGHRIACGVAGSGKTVVLVARARWLHDRDPEAKILLLCYNVSLGAYLKHILADYPRITVTHFDGWAKQNDVIRYRCDPITGHVEDDEHLGNRLHAQLSSRVGDFRAYDAVLVDEAQDFHPTWFSCILLAMKDPYDGDLLIVCDGNQGIRPVGMVSWKSVGVRAQGRTVHRALDLDRNYRNTREILKLASHFASQDTQFNEDSFGIIPVDPYQAQRSGPKPFLVRCTNHSDECQKALEIVKGLLAGRLPDGSALEDVHPEEIGILYRKASAEDKELLGDLIEGIRPYAPVVWINEDSSSRARVLDEGVKIQTVDSAKGLQYRVVILLWPDAFVPVRPGDLPLENSRFYVALTRAEDVLIATHSSKNEYVDKMLASDDVVIR; from the coding sequence ATGGCCGAATTTATCCCCGATCGTCTCCCCGCAAGGGCGAGTAAAGGGGAAGAGCGTACATTCAGTATTCTAAAGAAATTGCCTGACGATTACCTCGTTTACTACGAACCCAATATCGACAACCGGCGGCCAGACTTCATCGTGATCGCGCCGGACCAGGGTGTCATCGTCATCGAAGTGAAAGGATGGTACCTCGACGACATCCAGAAGGTAAGCGACAGCGAAGTCGTTACGCTCTACGATGGACGCCCAAAGGCTGAGATACACCCGCTCACGCAGGCACGGAATTACCAGTGGCGGCTCGTGAAAGCGTGTGAGAAGAACCCAAGCTTCTCACACCTCCTGCACAAAGACGGGCCGCACAAGAACCGATTTGTCTTCCCGTTCGGCCATTTTGTCGTGCTCTCGAATATTTCTCAGGACCAACTTCGGAACTACAGAGGGCACGACCTATCGGGCGTATTCCGGCCTGAAAACACCCTGACGCGGGATGTGCTCATGAGCCTTGAGAGTGCGTCGCCGCAGGAGATTGCCGACAAACTGAGATCGTACTTCGATCCGTTCTGGCGGATCGAACCCCTCTCCCGGAAGCAGATCGACGTGCTCCGCGCTATCATTCATCCGGAGATCATCCTGAGTTACATCCCTTCCGACACAACGCCGGCGCAGGACCCGGTGCAGTCAGCCCCCGCCAAGAGTGACATAGTCCAGGAGCCGGCGAAGGAGTATGTCTTCTCCTATGCCCGGGGAGTCCACGAACCGAAGATAAAATCGCTGAAGGTGCTGGACAGGCGGCAGGAGAACACCGCCAGGAAGATCGGCGATGGACACCGGATCGCCTGTGGAGTTGCCGGATCTGGTAAGACGGTCGTCCTGGTCGCACGGGCACGCTGGCTTCACGACCGCGACCCCGAGGCAAAGATCCTGTTGCTCTGCTACAACGTCTCCCTTGGAGCGTATCTGAAACATATCCTCGCCGATTACCCACGGATAACCGTCACTCACTTCGACGGATGGGCGAAGCAGAACGACGTTATCCGATACAGGTGCGACCCGATCACCGGCCACGTCGAGGACGACGAGCACCTCGGCAACCGCCTGCACGCGCAACTCTCGAGCCGCGTCGGAGACTTTCGGGCGTATGATGCGGTCCTGGTCGATGAAGCTCAGGACTTCCATCCGACCTGGTTCTCGTGCATCCTTCTCGCGATGAAAGACCCGTATGACGGCGACCTGCTGATCGTATGCGACGGCAACCAGGGGATCCGGCCGGTTGGGATGGTCAGCTGGAAGTCCGTAGGGGTCAGGGCACAGGGCAGAACCGTTCATCGCGCCCTGGATCTGGATCGGAACTATCGGAACACCCGTGAGATCCTGAAGCTCGCATCACACTTTGCCTCACAGGATACACAGTTCAACGAGGACTCGTTTGGGATCATCCCGGTCGATCCCTACCAGGCGCAGCGGAGCGGCCCAAAGCCGTTCCTTGTGCGGTGCACGAATCACAGCGATGAGTGCCAGAAGGCACTTGAGATCGTGAAAGGCCTTCTTGCCGGCAGGCTGCCGGACGGCAGCGCCCTTGAAGATGTGCACCCTGAAGAGATCGGGATACTCTACCGGAAGGCGTCGGCTGAGGACAAAGAACTGCTCGGCGATCTTATTGAAGGCATTCGTCCGTATGCCCCCGTCGTCTGGATCAACGAGGATTCTTCATCACGAGCGAGAGTGCTGGACGAGGGTGTCAAGATCCAGACGGTTGACTCTGCAAAAGGGTTGCAGTACCGAGTGGTAATCCTGCTCTGGCCGGATGCGTTCGTGCCGGTCAGGCCGGGTGACCTACCGCTTGAGAACAGCCGGTTCTATGTTGCGCTTACGCGGGCGGAGGATGTCCTGATTGCCACGCATTCATCGAAAAATGAGTATGTCGACAAGATGTTAGCGTCGGATGATGTTGTGATCCGCTGA
- a CDS encoding potassium transporter TrkG has product MSAAGNWFAVIAPDIGLIFLFIALVSCTPFLVGIWYGELDLLLPMASAPAGFGLIGILLTNVPRGEGETHLSVALSAVALTWLIAALIGALPYTLSLGMPYTDSVFEAMSGWTGTGFSLIPSIDTAPRMILFWRSLTQWMGGLGIVAFTIALAGRSGLTRFWLYRSEGRSETFMPSVVATAAEMWRIYLVLTALGIGLVLLSGVSLWDAVNIVMTAISTGGFTVHSAGILYYESPLLEMLVVPIMIAGALPFKLYFLLYYKRKFGLLQDPQAILLFALILAGCAVITFDLVTISSLAPAEAIRQGIFMTVSGITCTGFQNANPVNWYGATVMVLTMLMLIGGSAGSTAGGIKLGRVILGLETLQWWFRRLYSGWRVVTPLRHDGRPILTHLPEYEVSKSMLVVMLFALVVTVATLLLLHLAPPAGFDSADVIFEVVSAISNVGISTGYINPGMSPLAKWVFIIVMWTGRLEVVPVIALVLRVSRRL; this is encoded by the coding sequence TTGTCGGCGGCGGGTAACTGGTTTGCCGTCATCGCCCCCGACATAGGGCTCATATTCCTCTTCATCGCGCTGGTATCCTGCACCCCGTTCCTGGTCGGTATCTGGTACGGCGAACTCGATCTCCTCCTCCCGATGGCCTCCGCGCCGGCAGGGTTCGGCCTCATCGGGATCCTGCTCACCAATGTCCCACGAGGAGAGGGTGAGACGCACCTCTCCGTCGCCCTCTCCGCTGTCGCCCTGACCTGGCTTATCGCTGCCCTGATCGGCGCGCTGCCCTATACCCTCAGTCTCGGGATGCCGTATACCGACAGCGTATTTGAGGCGATGTCAGGCTGGACAGGCACCGGGTTCTCCCTCATACCATCGATCGATACCGCCCCGCGGATGATCCTCTTCTGGCGGTCGCTGACCCAGTGGATGGGCGGGCTTGGGATCGTCGCGTTCACCATCGCTCTCGCGGGCAGGTCAGGCCTGACCCGGTTCTGGCTCTATCGCTCGGAAGGGCGGTCCGAGACGTTCATGCCAAGCGTCGTGGCCACTGCTGCAGAGATGTGGCGGATATACCTGGTACTCACGGCCCTCGGCATCGGGCTCGTTCTCCTCTCGGGCGTATCCCTCTGGGATGCCGTAAACATCGTCATGACAGCGATATCGACCGGCGGGTTTACGGTGCATTCGGCCGGTATCCTCTACTACGAAAGCCCGCTCCTTGAGATGCTCGTCGTCCCGATCATGATCGCCGGAGCCCTGCCGTTCAAACTCTATTTTCTTCTCTACTACAAGAGAAAATTCGGACTCCTGCAGGACCCGCAGGCGATCCTCCTCTTCGCGCTCATCCTTGCCGGATGCGCCGTCATCACCTTCGATCTCGTGACCATCTCCTCCCTTGCCCCCGCTGAGGCCATCAGGCAGGGCATCTTCATGACGGTGAGCGGCATCACCTGCACCGGGTTTCAGAACGCAAACCCCGTCAACTGGTACGGCGCGACCGTGATGGTGCTCACCATGCTGATGCTGATCGGCGGATCGGCGGGGAGCACCGCCGGGGGGATCAAACTCGGCCGGGTTATCCTCGGCCTTGAAACGCTCCAATGGTGGTTCCGGAGACTGTATTCAGGCTGGCGGGTGGTTACCCCGCTCCGGCATGACGGGCGGCCAATCCTCACGCACCTCCCTGAGTATGAGGTATCGAAGAGCATGCTCGTCGTCATGCTCTTCGCCCTGGTGGTCACCGTCGCCACGCTCCTCCTGCTCCACCTCGCACCGCCCGCCGGGTTCGACTCCGCCGACGTCATCTTCGAGGTCGTCTCCGCCATATCAAACGTCGGGATCAGCACCGGGTACATAAACCCCGGAATGAGCCCCCTGGCGAAGTGGGTCTTCATCATCGTCATGTGGACCGGGCGGCTGGAGGTCGTGCCCGTCATCGCCCTGGTGCTCAGGGTATCACGGCGGCTGTAA
- a CDS encoding DUF2109 family protein: MIALYLVAGVAVFAVARALIERNTGRKLPYVNVMNFAVAGALVLLLDHPLSLVAAAAYFVGSTLEANAIASTYAGGGVKR, from the coding sequence GTGATCGCGCTCTACCTCGTGGCTGGAGTTGCGGTCTTTGCCGTCGCGCGAGCCCTCATCGAGAGGAACACCGGCAGGAAACTCCCCTACGTGAACGTCATGAACTTCGCCGTTGCCGGCGCGCTCGTCCTGCTGCTTGACCACCCGCTCTCCCTCGTTGCGGCGGCAGCCTACTTCGTCGGCTCCACGCTTGAGGCGAACGCAATTGCGAGCACCTATGCAGGAGGAGGAGTGAAGCGATGA
- a CDS encoding DUF2108 domain-containing protein: protein MILALEVTFGLIALAGAVSAALIRDSYGKLISLGILVGGIVPFIVDRGYLDVAIAVSLIAPIATIFVLMAVRRDEA from the coding sequence ATGATCCTTGCGCTCGAGGTCACATTCGGATTAATCGCGCTCGCGGGCGCGGTCTCGGCCGCCCTCATCAGGGACTCCTACGGGAAGTTGATCTCGCTTGGGATCCTTGTCGGCGGCATCGTGCCGTTCATCGTGGACCGCGGCTACCTTGACGTCGCCATCGCGGTCTCCCTGATCGCCCCTATCGCCACGATATTTGTGCTGATGGCCGTGAGGAGGGATGAGGCGTGA
- a CDS encoding DUF2107 family protein, with protein MEATFILGIVILVIGVLAVAFVRPKTYIARLINLEIPAWGLLLVMLAYDEALALLTFVAVTAIGTFVIVRLMEWRDASC; from the coding sequence ATGGAGGCAACCTTCATCCTCGGGATCGTGATCCTCGTGATCGGCGTCCTTGCGGTCGCCTTCGTGCGGCCGAAGACCTACATCGCCCGGTTGATCAACCTGGAGATACCGGCCTGGGGGCTCCTGCTCGTCATGCTCGCCTATGACGAGGCCCTTGCGCTCCTGACGTTCGTCGCGGTCACCGCAATCGGCACGTTCGTCATCGTGCGACTGATGGAGTGGAGGGATGCCTCGTGCTGA
- a CDS encoding DUF2106 family protein: MLIISRISRVLSNFQNLVALFAGACIIVSLIGIFSLPLAFEEHQLYPKTLDPASSLYPYDRGGVPFGTTEIVTQYPENSPYAGYVTTYLTPLSQYLADHTHHLGTTIVAHPGGIIDEILYNTRGLDTVVETSILFTAFAIASYLYRRREEE; encoded by the coding sequence GTGCTGATCATCTCCAGGATCTCCCGGGTTCTCTCCAACTTCCAGAACCTCGTGGCGCTCTTTGCCGGTGCGTGCATCATCGTCTCCCTCATCGGCATCTTCTCCCTGCCGCTCGCGTTCGAGGAGCACCAGCTCTACCCAAAGACCCTCGACCCAGCGAGTTCGCTCTACCCCTACGACCGGGGCGGGGTTCCCTTCGGCACAACGGAGATCGTCACGCAGTACCCGGAGAACTCGCCCTACGCGGGATATGTCACCACCTACCTGACACCGCTCTCGCAGTACCTCGCGGACCACACGCACCACCTGGGCACAACGATCGTCGCCCACCCGGGCGGGATCATCGATGAGATCCTCTACAACACCCGGGGGCTCGATACGGTCGTCGAGACGAGCATCCTCTTCACAGCGTTTGCGATCGCGTCGTATCTCTACCGGAGGAGAGAAGAAGAATGA
- a CDS encoding EhaG family protein — MIPAYPLGLLVAFASAGIAFFALMRETDGLHRLLLTDLVEVVTLAFIALVGTDLAEALILPGLVVGVSELIALSEIFRIKEGYTRPPTDTLQIEVMKTAPPILAALLVGYGIVLSGFSGGAVAGLGVIFYFLSRNPSERFEVIETASGYSWILWIVAFFTFMILPQYWFFAVMLAGSAILVKVMAKMSLIGTMRGGPNA; from the coding sequence ATGATCCCGGCATACCCGCTCGGTCTCCTCGTAGCGTTCGCGTCGGCAGGGATAGCCTTCTTTGCCCTGATGCGGGAGACCGACGGGCTCCACCGCCTGCTCCTCACCGATCTTGTCGAGGTCGTCACCCTCGCGTTCATCGCGCTGGTCGGCACCGACCTCGCTGAGGCCCTCATCCTCCCGGGGCTTGTGGTGGGCGTCTCAGAGCTGATCGCGCTCTCCGAGATCTTCCGGATCAAGGAAGGCTACACGCGGCCGCCAACCGACACCCTGCAGATCGAGGTGATGAAGACCGCTCCCCCCATACTCGCCGCACTCCTGGTCGGCTACGGTATCGTGCTCTCCGGGTTCTCAGGCGGGGCCGTCGCCGGGCTCGGCGTGATCTTCTACTTCCTCAGCCGCAACCCAAGCGAGCGGTTCGAGGTTATCGAGACCGCGAGCGGCTACTCCTGGATCCTCTGGATCGTCGCGTTCTTCACCTTCATGATCCTCCCGCAGTACTGGTTCTTCGCGGTCATGCTCGCGGGATCGGCGATCCTCGTCAAGGTCATGGCCAAGATGTCGCTCATCGGCACCATGCGGGGTGGTCCGAATGCCTGA
- a CDS encoding membrane protein, protein MPDIGGADLFVLAFGDILHYFTPYTATLFLLALLFTGLVIVARPEGQIDIAFGGDAYYAKQTTVPEMRFRRFMAIACGLASMGAMASGDLFNFTLFVSLVGITNVGIVAAVKSRHVLNAAYEYGIVAMVATLPLFGGAALVLGTTGTLSVPALAAGGYAVPLVAKILLGLGVIGEGMAPFYAAKAEMFRAPGAPYVIMCSLSSLLIFLRVVEIVITI, encoded by the coding sequence ATGCCTGATATCGGCGGGGCCGACCTCTTCGTGCTGGCGTTTGGGGATATCCTCCACTACTTCACCCCCTACACCGCGACGCTCTTCCTGCTCGCACTGCTGTTCACGGGGCTTGTCATCGTTGCGAGGCCTGAGGGGCAGATCGATATAGCGTTTGGGGGGGACGCCTACTACGCGAAGCAGACGACGGTCCCCGAGATGCGGTTCCGCCGGTTCATGGCGATAGCCTGCGGTCTTGCGTCCATGGGGGCGATGGCGAGCGGAGACCTCTTCAACTTCACGCTCTTCGTCTCGCTGGTCGGCATAACCAACGTCGGCATCGTCGCGGCGGTGAAGAGCCGTCACGTCCTCAACGCCGCGTATGAGTACGGGATCGTCGCCATGGTCGCCACCCTGCCGCTCTTCGGGGGCGCCGCGCTGGTCCTCGGGACCACCGGCACGCTCTCCGTTCCGGCCCTTGCGGCCGGCGGCTATGCGGTCCCGCTGGTGGCGAAGATCCTCCTCGGCCTCGGCGTCATCGGAGAGGGGATGGCGCCGTTCTACGCGGCAAAAGCCGAGATGTTCCGGGCGCCGGGCGCCCCCTACGTCATCATGTGCTCCCTCTCATCGCTGTTGATCTTCCTGCGCGTCGTGGAGATTGTCATAACCATCTGA
- a CDS encoding respiratory chain complex I subunit 1 family protein — protein sequence MIEYLVFAAVFGLLLLGVHRKVIARIQARPGPPVWQEILHALKFSFKSTWVPRTASATLYVAVVLIGIGIWSAALFVVLAGESILILFAIYMLHKVVEHGYGLSSGSPYGKFGGVRSVISAASEIPLFVTIAAIYLFTGSLILRDITAYQGVHGPLLLVAPPVAIAMYIVILSKMPYGPFSIVESKELVSGYKTEHFGVWRAGLAVTDGLKTFVLLYAFVAIFIGAVPFWAALVIMTAVLISLSFVCAITPMLSPFDSVTVQGIITGLMLVYVGCLWWVMP from the coding sequence ATGATCGAGTACCTGGTATTTGCAGCAGTCTTCGGACTCCTCCTGCTCGGGGTCCACCGGAAAGTCATCGCACGGATACAGGCAAGACCGGGACCTCCCGTCTGGCAGGAGATCCTCCATGCGCTGAAGTTCTCGTTCAAGAGCACCTGGGTGCCGAGGACTGCAAGCGCCACGCTCTACGTCGCAGTCGTGCTCATCGGCATCGGCATATGGAGCGCAGCGCTCTTCGTCGTCCTTGCCGGCGAGAGCATCCTGATCCTCTTTGCGATCTACATGCTCCACAAGGTCGTGGAGCACGGGTACGGGCTCTCGTCGGGTTCGCCCTACGGGAAGTTCGGCGGTGTGCGGTCGGTCATATCAGCGGCATCAGAGATCCCGCTCTTTGTCACGATCGCCGCGATCTACCTCTTCACGGGATCGCTCATCCTGCGCGACATCACCGCCTACCAGGGAGTCCACGGGCCGCTCCTCCTCGTCGCACCGCCTGTCGCCATAGCCATGTACATCGTGATCCTCTCGAAGATGCCCTACGGCCCCTTCTCGATCGTGGAGAGCAAAGAGCTCGTGAGCGGCTACAAGACAGAGCACTTCGGGGTCTGGCGGGCAGGTCTGGCCGTGACCGACGGGCTCAAGACGTTCGTGCTCCTCTACGCCTTTGTGGCGATCTTCATCGGGGCTGTTCCGTTCTGGGCGGCTCTTGTCATCATGACCGCGGTCCTCATATCGCTCTCGTTTGTCTGCGCGATAACGCCTATGCTCTCGCCGTTTGACAGCGTCACCGTCCAGGGGATCATCACTGGGCTGATGCTTGTCTACGTTGGCTGTCTCTGGTGGGTGATGCCATGA
- a CDS encoding DUF1959 family protein, with amino-acid sequence MTRYLYEKDLRPMKYTILTSTKHDETVREIARHLDTTDAKLRRVMIRRLDMSLLENLQVRWEMGQRHADGNDQVAGELGCELFTRFIPLVDPGTMQSIYNETKAMMRDGSSADEALARGKARVREAILS; translated from the coding sequence ATGACCCGCTACCTCTACGAGAAGGACCTTCGGCCGATGAAATACACCATCCTTACGAGCACGAAGCACGACGAGACGGTCCGCGAGATCGCCCGGCATCTCGATACGACCGACGCGAAACTCCGCAGGGTGATGATCAGGCGGCTCGATATGTCGCTGCTTGAGAACCTGCAGGTCAGGTGGGAGATGGGACAGCGGCATGCAGACGGCAACGATCAGGTAGCAGGAGAACTCGGGTGTGAACTCTTCACCAGGTTCATACCCCTCGTAGACCCCGGGACGATGCAGTCAATATACAACGAGACCAAAGCAATGATGAGAGACGGTTCATCCGCCGACGAGGCGCTCGCGAGAGGGAAGGCACGGGTACGGGAGGCGATCCTCTCATGA
- a CDS encoding NADH-quinone oxidoreductase subunit B family protein, with protein sequence MSILQDIKNAVRSRSIHVSYVDVGSCNGCDIEVLACLAPRYDIEQYGIYVHNNPREADVLLVIGSVTPQWVDKLRDIWDKIPEPKVAVAIGNCPISGCVYNRRGTLTDPPAEKYIPIAAQVPGCPPRPTEILNAILSVAPLVFKDYEEKLK encoded by the coding sequence ATGAGCATCCTCCAGGATATCAAGAACGCCGTGCGGTCAAGATCGATCCACGTCAGTTACGTCGATGTCGGGTCATGCAACGGCTGCGACATCGAGGTGCTCGCCTGCCTTGCACCGCGCTACGACATCGAGCAGTACGGCATCTACGTCCACAACAACCCCCGTGAGGCCGACGTCCTCCTGGTCATCGGCTCCGTCACCCCGCAGTGGGTGGACAAGCTCCGTGACATCTGGGATAAGATCCCGGAACCGAAGGTGGCGGTCGCCATCGGGAACTGCCCGATATCAGGATGCGTCTATAACAGGAGAGGCACCCTGACCGACCCGCCGGCGGAGAAGTACATCCCCATCGCCGCACAGGTGCCGGGCTGCCCGCCCCGCCCGACAGAGATATTGAACGCCATACTCTCGGTCGCGCCGCTGGTATTCAAAGACTACGAGGAGAAGCTGAAATGA